AGAATATATGGCTTTGGTAGATAAAATTTATGCTATCATTCCAGAAATTTCGTTATCACAAGATATGATTGCAGGTTTCCCAACAGAAACCGAACAAGATCATCAAGATACGTTATCTTTAATGGAATACGCAAATTACGATTTCGGATTTATGTTTGCTTATTCAGAACGTCCAGGAACCATGGCTTCGCGTAAAATGGAAGATGATGTGCCGGAAGAAGTTAAAAAACGTAGATTACAAGAAATTGTTGATTTACAACGTGCAATTGGTTTAAAACGCACGCAACGCTTTTTAGGACAAACCGTTGAAGTTTTAATTGAAAAAGATTCTAAACGATCAGAAACGCAATGGTCTGGTAGAAACTCACAAAATACAGTAGTTGTGTTTGAAAAACAAAATTACAAAGTAGGTGATTTTGTTTTGGTTAAAATTACAGATTGTACCTCAGCAACATTAATTGGTGAAGCTGTAGGTTATTCAGAAATGCAAAGCTAATTAAAAACAAAGCCACATTTAAATTTATATATGGAAAGCGTTCAAGCTATAAAACAACGATTCGAAATTATTGGTAACGACCCCAAGTTAAATAGAGCACTTGAAAAAGCCATTCAAGTTGCCCCTACTGACATTTCGGTACTAGTAACCGGAGAAAGTGGAGTTGGTAAAGAAAGCATTCCTAAAATTATACATGCACTATCTCACAGAAAACACGGCAAATATATTGCCGTGAACTGTGGTGCAATTCCAGAAGGAACCATTGATTCTGAATTATTCGGACACGAAAAAGGCGCATTTACCGGAGCAACCACAACCCGCGAAGGTTATTTTGAAGTTGCCGATGGCGGAACCATTTTTTTAGATGAAGTTGGTGAATTACCTTTAACCACCCAAGTTCGCTTACTTCGCGTACTTGAAAATGGTGAATTTATAAAAGTAGGTTCGTCACAAGTACAAAAAACCAACGTACGCATTGTAGCCGCAACCAACGTAAAAATGCACGAAGCTATTGAAAAAGGTAAGTTTCGTGAAGATTTGTACTACCGTTTATCAACCGTAGAAATATTTTTACCTCCATTACGCGAACGTCATGGCGATATTCATTTGTTATTCCGCAAATTCGCATCAGATTTTGCAAACAAATACAAAATGCCTCCTATTCGTTTAGACGAAAATGCAGTAAATTATTTAACCAATTACCGTTGGAGCGGTAACATTAGGCAACTACGCAATTTTGCCGAGCAAATTTCTATTTTAGAAACCAAACGCGAGGTAAATTTAGAAACCATAAAACATTATCTACCCATGCAAGGTAAAAACTTACCAAGCGTGATAGAACATAAAAAAGCAGATTCTGATTTTAGCAGCGAGCGCGAAATATTATACAAAGTGCTTTTTGACATGAAAGCCGATTTAAACGATTTAAAAAAATTAACGTTAGAATTGATGCAAAACAACAATTCTAAAAACGTGCAAGAAAATAACAAATCGTTAATTCAGCGTATTTACGGTCAAGAAAATAACATAGACAATGTAGTACCAACGCACGAACGCAATAAAGAAGAAAGTTTTGCTGCCATACCAATTGTACCACAAAACAACAAAGCAACTACGCCAGAAATTATAAACAATTATAATTTAGACGAAGATGAAGACTATTTGTTAGCAGAAACCGTTGATGAAGAAGATTCTTTACGTTTAGACGAAAAAGAAATCGAACTAATAAAAAAAGCTTTAGAACGCAACAACGGCAAACGCAAAGCAGCAGCAGAAGAATTAGGTATTTCTGAACGAACCTTATATCGAAAAATTAAACAATTCGATTTATAGCATGAAAAAATTATACAAAATAATATTACCAAGCCTTTTATTAGTACTTTTATCAGGCTGTGGTATTTATAGCTTTACTGGTGCAGGGCCAATTAACGCAAAATCTTTTCAGGTAAATTATTTTTTAAATAATGCGTTATTGGTAGAGCCAGGTATTGACAGAAAATTTACAGTTGCCTTGCAAGATTTAATTCAGAACCAAACCAATTTGGTATTAACAAATGCCGATGGCGAATTGGTTTATGAAGGTGAGATTGTAGATTATCGTATTACCCCAATGGCAGCAACAGCCAATCAGTTTGCAGCTCAAAACCGTTTAACTATTAGCGTTAACGTACGTTTTATGAGTAAAAATGATCCGGAAGATGATTTTGAAAAACGTTTTTCTCATTTTTACGATTACTCAGGCGATGCTATTTTAACGGGAGCACAATTAAATACAGCGGTTGACGAAATTTTTGAACGTATTACACAAGATGTTTTTACAGCATCTTTAGCTAAATGGTAAACAAGATTGACGAAAAATGATTTAACATATTTATTGGCGCATCCGCATCAAATTACCCCGGAGCAAACAACCGAGTTAGAAAAGGTTTTGCAAAACTTTCCTTTTTTTCAATCGGTGCGTGTGCTTTACCTAAAAGGTTTGTTTAATCAAAACAATTTTAATTACAATAAAGAGTTAAAAATAACGGCAGCTTATACAACCAATCGTACGTTGTTGTTTCATTTTATTACTTCAAATTTTTTACAAAATATTTCTGCCGAATCTGTTTCAGAAAACAAAGAAAATAATACATTTGTTACCGAAACAAAAATTGAAACAATTGCTCCAGTAATTCCTGATAGCGAACCGTTAGAGCGGTCGATTAAAAAATTAATTAATCAGGTCGACAACCACGCAAATTCGTTTATTATTAATTGGGGGGAAGAAGTTGAAAAGGTAGAAATTAATTCAACACCAAAAAAAATAGAACCAACATCAAATACCGATTCCGATCAGTTGGTTGCTTTTAATACCAATGAATCGCATTCGTTTTCGCAATGGTTGCAGCTTACTAAAATGAAACCCATTGAACGTGAAGATATAGAAAAGCCAAAACCAGAAGCATCTATTGAAGAAGATAGTAAAACTACTAAATTTGAGCTGATTGATAAATTTATTGAAGCAAATCCGAAAATAGGAACAGTAAAGCAAGCTATTGCACCGGTTAACGTTGAAAAATCGAATCAGGAAAATTCAAGGTTAATGACCGAAACATTAGCAAAAATATATTTAGATCAAAAAAAATATCAAAAAGCAATACAAGCTTATGAGATTTTAATTTTGAAATATCCAGAAAAAAGTAGTTTATTTGCAGAACGAATTACCGAAATAAAAAAAATTCAGAACAACAATAATTAAAAAACAACCAATATGTTTACACTTTTTTTAGTACTTATTACTATTGTGTGCTTATTATTAATCGTAGTTATAATGGTACAAAATCCTAAAGGTGGAGGTTTATCTTCAGCAATTGGAGGAACACAAATGTTAGGAGGCGTTCAGAAAACTTCAGACTTTTTAGACAGAAGTACATGGACATTAGGGTGCCTATTAATGGCTTTAATCTTATTATCTTCTATCAGCTTTACATCAGCTTACGGAGATACAGGATCTATTTTAATAGATAACACTGTGGTACCAGCATCTTTACCAGAAGCTCCACAAACTATTACCAACGAAGTTCCGGCAGAAACTCCAGCAGAATAATTAAGTATTTACATACATCAATATAGAATGTCAGTTTTGTGAAAAACTGACATTTTTTTATGCAAAATTGTCAGCAAAAATGAATTGGCACACTTTCTGAATTATATTTTAGTGTAATTTTAATTATAATAAAACAAATTAAATATGGCATTAAACATTAAACCATTAGCAGATCGCGTAATCGTTGAACCGGCTGCAGCTGAAACACAAACAGCATCTGGAATCATCATCCCTGATACAGCTAAAGAAAAACCACAAAAAGGAATTGTTGTTGCTGTAGGAAATGGGAAAAAAGACGAACCTTTAACTGTAAAAGTTGGTGATACCGTTTTATATGGTAAATACGCAGGTACCGATTTAAAGTTTGAAGGAAAAGATTATTTAATTATGCGTGAAGATGATATTTTAGCAATCATCTAATTGAGAAAAAAGAATTAAAGTAACATTTAACTAAACTCAAAAAAATTAAACAAAATTAAAATGGCAAAAGATATAAAATTTGATACAGACGCTCGCGAAGGTTTAAAACGCGGTGTTGATGCATTAGCTAATGCAGTAAAAGTAACCTTAGGTCCAAAAGGTAGAAACGTTATTATTTCTAAATCTTTCGGTGCTCCTCACGTAACTAAAGATGGTGTTTCAGTAGCGAAAGAAGTTGAGCTAGTTGATACGTTAGAAAACATGGGCGCACAAATGGTTAAAGAAGTTGCGTCTAAAACCAACGATTTAGCTGGTGACGGAACAACAACTGCAACTGTTTTAGCACAAGCAATTGTTAAAGAAGGTTTAAAAAACGTTGCTGCCGGAGCAAATCCGATGGATTTAAAACGCGGTATTGATAAAGCAGTTGAAGCTATTGTAGCTGATTTAGCAACACAAGCGCAAGAAGTTGGTTCTACTACAGAAAAAATTAAACAAATCGCATCTATTTCTGCTAACAACGACGAGGTTATCGGTGAATTAATCGCTGAAGCTTTTGGTAAAGTAGGTAAAGAAGGTGTTATTACGGTTGAAGAAGCTAAAGGAACAGATACATACGTTGATGTTGTTGAAGGTATGCAATTTGACCGCGGATATTTATCACCATATTTCGTTACAAATCCTGAAAAAATGGAAACGGAATTTGATAACCCATACATTTTATTATACGACAAAAAAATATCTTCTTTAAAAGAATTATTACCTGTTTTAGAGCCGGTAGCGCAATCAGGTAAAGCTTTATTGATTATTGCTGAAGATGTAGATGGCGAAGCTTTATCTACCTTAGTAGTAAACAAATTACGCGGTGCTTTAAAAATT
This genomic window from Flavobacterium agricola contains:
- a CDS encoding sigma 54-interacting transcriptional regulator, whose protein sequence is MESVQAIKQRFEIIGNDPKLNRALEKAIQVAPTDISVLVTGESGVGKESIPKIIHALSHRKHGKYIAVNCGAIPEGTIDSELFGHEKGAFTGATTTREGYFEVADGGTIFLDEVGELPLTTQVRLLRVLENGEFIKVGSSQVQKTNVRIVAATNVKMHEAIEKGKFREDLYYRLSTVEIFLPPLRERHGDIHLLFRKFASDFANKYKMPPIRLDENAVNYLTNYRWSGNIRQLRNFAEQISILETKREVNLETIKHYLPMQGKNLPSVIEHKKADSDFSSEREILYKVLFDMKADLNDLKKLTLELMQNNNSKNVQENNKSLIQRIYGQENNIDNVVPTHERNKEESFAAIPIVPQNNKATTPEIINNYNLDEDEDYLLAETVDEEDSLRLDEKEIELIKKALERNNGKRKAAAEELGISERTLYRKIKQFDL
- a CDS encoding LptE family protein, coding for MKKLYKIILPSLLLVLLSGCGIYSFTGAGPINAKSFQVNYFLNNALLVEPGIDRKFTVALQDLIQNQTNLVLTNADGELVYEGEIVDYRITPMAATANQFAAQNRLTISVNVRFMSKNDPEDDFEKRFSHFYDYSGDAILTGAQLNTAVDEIFERITQDVFTASLAKW
- a CDS encoding tetratricopeptide repeat protein translates to MTKNDLTYLLAHPHQITPEQTTELEKVLQNFPFFQSVRVLYLKGLFNQNNFNYNKELKITAAYTTNRTLLFHFITSNFLQNISAESVSENKENNTFVTETKIETIAPVIPDSEPLERSIKKLINQVDNHANSFIINWGEEVEKVEINSTPKKIEPTSNTDSDQLVAFNTNESHSFSQWLQLTKMKPIEREDIEKPKPEASIEEDSKTTKFELIDKFIEANPKIGTVKQAIAPVNVEKSNQENSRLMTETLAKIYLDQKKYQKAIQAYEILILKYPEKSSLFAERITEIKKIQNNNN
- the secG gene encoding preprotein translocase subunit SecG, encoding MFTLFLVLITIVCLLLIVVIMVQNPKGGGLSSAIGGTQMLGGVQKTSDFLDRSTWTLGCLLMALILLSSISFTSAYGDTGSILIDNTVVPASLPEAPQTITNEVPAETPAE
- a CDS encoding co-chaperone GroES — its product is MALNIKPLADRVIVEPAAAETQTASGIIIPDTAKEKPQKGIVVAVGNGKKDEPLTVKVGDTVLYGKYAGTDLKFEGKDYLIMREDDILAII
- the groL gene encoding chaperonin GroEL (60 kDa chaperone family; promotes refolding of misfolded polypeptides especially under stressful conditions; forms two stacked rings of heptamers to form a barrel-shaped 14mer; ends can be capped by GroES; misfolded proteins enter the barrel where they are refolded when GroES binds) produces the protein MAKDIKFDTDAREGLKRGVDALANAVKVTLGPKGRNVIISKSFGAPHVTKDGVSVAKEVELVDTLENMGAQMVKEVASKTNDLAGDGTTTATVLAQAIVKEGLKNVAAGANPMDLKRGIDKAVEAIVADLATQAQEVGSTTEKIKQIASISANNDEVIGELIAEAFGKVGKEGVITVEEAKGTDTYVDVVEGMQFDRGYLSPYFVTNPEKMETEFDNPYILLYDKKISSLKELLPVLEPVAQSGKALLIIAEDVDGEALSTLVVNKLRGALKIAAVKAPGFGDRRKAMLEDIAILTGGVVIAEESGYTLENATLEMLGTAERVSIDKDNTTIVNGAGDSEMIKNRVNQIKAQMETTTSDYDREKLQERLAKLAGGVAVLYVGAASEVEMKEKKDRVDDALHATRAAVEEGIVAGGGVALLRAKNVLANVSALNADEKTGIQIVARAIEAPLRTIVENAGLEGSVIVAKVNEGSGNFGYNAKSDEYVDMLAAGIIDPKKVTRVALENAASVSGMILTTECALVDIKDEGASQMPMGGGMPGMM